ATCCACAAGGTGATCATAAGCTATTGTCCGATCCACTAAATAGTGTAACACACATTTCTTACAAGGAGAAGCAATTGATTCTCCATTACTTTGATGAAAGGCATGACCTAAAAACTTTTTTAATCCCTCTAGATACTCTTCACTAATTCTATCACATTGCATCCATATTCTATTTCTAGAATTGTCCATGATCCTTCTATAGATATTTTATATCCTAATTAAAacgaataaattaaaaacatataAGTATCAAACATCAAAGACTAGGAAATAAGGTAAACAATCTCTAACATaagtaaataaaaaagttaGCTAATTATCACTGACTTCGAAATTGGCAAAAATATGAATTGTGACTACTCAACTTTGGCATAAGCTATAGGTACAATTTCtggtttttctttttaattaagcTGGggattttttctcattttttttcttttactcttCAATCttcaaataattaaatcaaacaaGTTAAGACatgattaaataaaaatttgcttggtgaattttttatacttaagtaaataaaaaataaagccaTTGACACAGTATATACTACCTCTCTCATAAGTCACTATTGGATTAATTtgatgaaaataataaaataagaattaattaatattttattaattaataaataaagcCATCAATACagtatatacttttttttcaatGTTTACCTCATGTATGTGTGGCATTTATATCTAATGTCAACTTTGTGAGCTaagaattaattaatatttcattataaaatattagaataaaaaGGTATATTTTTTCTGTGAGGTAAAAGAGACACGAGTGTATGGTTTAGgtgaacaataaaaataataaaaatagtgaTAGTTAATAGTGTACAACTTGGGATCAACAATATTTgcaaaaatttggagggaaattaATTCATACTATTTCATGTGGCAGCCATATGGAATCAAAATTTGGTTAAATGATCACTAAACAACGTGACATGAACCTCACACAAGAAGAAAGCCTTATTTTCCGCTAAATCTATCTTTCAGAAACAGAAAATAAACATTATAAAACCAAATTTAAGTTCACAAGTAAAATGGAAATGGAACAAATTCTGCTTTAACATTCACTACTACATTTCACACCTTTAGTAACATTTATCttttaacatttattaaaatattagtaattataataaaattaaatattaagtaacatttttaataaaatgttagtaaatgagtttaatttttataaaaagtttaCAAAAACTGTTATCTATTCctaatttcataaataaaaaatttttactgCTCTGAAATCGAATCCACGCTCACTCTCAATGCTCTAAATTTCTCAATCTCGCTTGCCTCCTCAATCTCTCAGTTCTCTGAATCTCTTGATCTTGTTTTGCCTCCTCAATTTTTGGTTTTGCCTCCTCTCGATCACTCACTCTGCCTCGTCAATCTCATGCATGATTCAATTGCAGACTCAATCTCATTCTAGTAAGGTAAGATTTGAAATCATAAGTGATTCTCTTCAAATTCCTAGGGTTTGATTTTCATAATTGTAGCTGATTCTTCAAATTTCTTCAAATTGGAAGAGTCTGAGTTTAGTAAAAATGAACTAATTTACTCTTCAAATATGTAGAAGTTTTAATCCAATTAGCTCCGTGAGAGTTGAATAGCTAATTGATCTTAATAAATTTGTTGACTCGTGATCTAGCAGGTCAAATCAAAGGAGATGTTTAATTTGAGGAGGTAGGAACCTTAAAATTGATTGCGATAGGGCGAGGAAATATTTCGATTCGAAGGATCGACAATTCAACGATGTTGGCAATCTAATACCGGATGATGAAGTTCATAAAATATGGAGATGGCGTTATGAATTGAAGGTTAATAACCCAATGTTTTTGAGATTCTTTTCATGAGTTTtctttttatctaattttttttgctCAAGCATgcagaacaaaaataaaagccAAAAGTTCAAAATAAAGTAAGTTTGAACTACTAATTCACAAGCTCATGTTATTTCCTTGCATGAAGTTGCTGTTGTAAATTAATAAGTTGAATTGTTGAGTCTTCTGTATCTAAAAATTAACTTATTTTGCAGAGGCTTAGAGAAAAAGCAGCAAGTAAAAACGAAGATGAATTTTACTTTAAGATGATCAAGACAAAATCGTTGATGGAGTTCATAAACTAGAGTGTTaactttttgtgcttttttatTTGTCTATTGTTGGTTCAGTGATTGTAActaattgtaattaattatttcaggAGAGCTTCCTTACAGAGAAGGACAATCAATTGGCGTGATTCCAGATGGCATTGACAAGAATGGAAAGCCTCACAAGATCGGATTGTATTCTATTGCTAGCAGTGCTCTTAGTGATCTTGGAGACTCATCAAAAATTGTGAGTCCTATTTTGGAGACCTATACATAATTTGGGTTATACCCTTTCGTTCCGTTCATACTTTAATTGCTCTGCAATATGATATATCTGATATGATGCTTTCATTCACTCACCCAGGTTTCTCTATGTGTGAAACGTCTTGTGTATACAAATGAAAATGGAGAACTTGTCAAGGGAGTCTACTCAAATTTCCTTGAATTTCTTTTTGAATGGGTAAAAATTTAATGCTTCTGATAAGTACATCTTTCTTTCAATGTATTGGTTTGCAGAAAAAACTAATAAGTCAAACCTTCTGCCGTTATAACAGAATCACCATTCTCATATGGCAAAATGTGACCATATTATAGTAATTTTTAAATACACCCATTTTCTTTAGTTGAATTTCAAGGCCTTATTTTTAATCTTTAACATGAAGTTGGAGAACTGTCTTGTACTCTTGTCTGGGAGAGGTTGATTCTTTTTAACTGCCAATTTGAagaattatttattaaataactTTTTTCTTCCTTAGTTGGTACTTTGGTAGACTCTTCCTTTTTTCATTATAATTTCACCATAAATTGGAGATCTTTCTTGTTGCATTAAAGTGTCATGTTTTTATAACAGCTAAGTCTTAGTTCTAAAAGGTGAGGATGATACATATATCCAACAATACATCTAACAATGTCTTATTGTCTTATTAAACAAGATAGAATTCGGTAACAAGCTCTTTTAAACTAAGAAGATTGATATATTAAAAAAGTGGGCATTAAGGTCTTCAAGGTAGTAGGAAttacatataataaaaattacaaattcaatGACTGACTTTTGTTTTATCATTTTACTAATCTCTTGATTTTGAAATATCTTTTTCCTTCAATTAGATATGAAGTCTATGTAGAATAAGCTTCACACCCATTCTAATATAATAGTAGAGAAGTATGTGTTAGTTCCGTCGACGACAGATACATAGAATATTCCTTTAAAGTTTAAACTAAAAATACAGCAAGGATATTCAAAATTTCAACTGCACATCAAAACCATACTTTGTATTCTTAGTTTCTTACTACTCTCGAGGAACAGCTAATAATAAGTCAAGCAATATAAATGAAAAATGCACTCCAATAGTCCAAGGTCTAAGAGGCATGCATTTTGAAAAGACTTTGTCCTTTCATTCTTTGCATTTGGCTTAACCTTTTTTGGTTTAGAAAATGATTATGTGCCAAGTAATTACAGTTATTAAGTTGAGATATCTAGTCTTTCCAGTTACTAATGGAATTTGATAGGTAAAAAGTTCAAACACGGAATTTGATAGGTAAAAATTTAATGCTTCTGCTTCTGTTTGAATTATTGTTTATTCATTGAAAGTGCTACTCTTTGATGTTGTAAATGCTGGAATGCTGTTTTAATTTTCTCATAGTTgaatttttgtaattaattttaattgattaattgattgatttatttattacttttaCTTGGTGAAACGAAGATGTGTTCGAGCGGCTCATAGCGCTGAGAGGCAGTGCCATGCCCTTACAGTATTCATGGTCTTGTAAAAGGtaattaattaaactaaaaaagaaaACCACTTTGTCTTGGCTTCTTCTGTTGCAAAACAAACATAAATATGGGAAAATGATATATAGTAATTGAGCATTGCATTTTGTTTATTAGGAACTATAAGAGTGGTTATGTATGGTGTGACTTGGCACTTAATGACATAATACACCCCGCTGAAGGAGCAGAATATATACTCAAAGGATCTAAATTTGTTTAAGCTTCTTTTGGTTACTCCCCTAGTTCCCTCCCCTGTATAATTTCATATTATCttctttattattgttattattattaaaaaatcattaCTATATCAGCTAATTTCAACCAATATTATAGTGAGTTGTTAATTTTAGTAAATATAAAGCCCGTTGATagaaaatttttgttgaatttaagttttaaatattttttaaattgaatttcaaatttttatgatTGCATATGCCCTCCCACCATCATTTTTCATGCTTCAAAGTTTAATGTGAGTCAATTCTTAAGCATTTATTTCTGATTTCTGATTGCAAGTCTTTTTAATTAGCTATTTGaaactttttatttgtttaattaagCATGTAAAAAATAAGCATGCATTTCctaattctaattaataaacTTGTCAAATGATGATACAAGCAGAGACATATATAGATCTTGCaccgtgtatatatatatatatatataattaattccGGTCTTCATATTCCAAATGTCTTCAACAACATAATTTGCGATCCCAAATGTTGTCCTGCAATCATCCTTCAGCATGCTGGTCATAGGCTTTGGAACTGCTGCCTTTGAAACTGATGAGAGTGACGTCCATAAATTGGAGGTGATGGAGGCCATCAAGCTCGGTTACAGGCACTTCGACACTACTTCTATATATGGCTCCGAACAGGCTCTGGGAGAAGCCATTGCTGAAGCCCTTAAACTTGGTCTCATAAGCTCCAGGGATGAACTTTTTATCACTTCCAAGTTATGGTTATCTGATAACCATCCCAATCTTGTACTTCCTGCTCTATGCAAATCACTTCAGTAAGACCTacttaattagtttaattaagTTCAATAATACGAATGAATAACTTATGGACTTGTGGTAATTCATATGCAAGAATCTTAGATTAGAATACTTAGATCTCTACTTGATTCTGCTTCCCCTCACTCCATTTTAGCAATTTTAGTCTCGTTCTTCTCTTGCTCGCCCTCACCGCGCGCTACCCGTCACTGGTTGTTGTCAATTCTGGTAAGATTTGTTCTGCTAGCTTTTTTATCTtgtgattttcttaattaatgatATTTGTGGTGTCTTGCTATTTGCTAAGAAGTGGTTGTTAAATACTTAAACTGTGTAATATCTTTAGTAAAATCTGCTCAAATCAGTATCTTTAGTAAACTGATAATAGAGAAACTGTCTTTCCAGCTCTGCTATCTATTTATGATGATTACTTTTTTCTTCCTGTGATTTATTTGCAGTGAGGAGAATATATATTTGCTTTGCAGGGTTGGGTTTGTTATTCTCTATATCTTAATAAGTGAATGCTTTTCTTGATTGTCTATATCTTAACAAGAACATTCATTAGAACTTTCATCTCTGCTGTTAGATCCTAGTGCTAAGACACCAGAGGAGGCATTGGTATACATATTTGGTGAAGCTAGAAGAACCACACCATCAATTCTCTATTTACCACAATTTGATGTTTGGTGGGAAACTGTAAGTTCATATTTTAGTTATTTGCATGTTAAATGAAAATGATCTCCCTGcccaaaatttatattttatacgCATGTGTTCACTTATGTTGTGGGGCTGCTTCAATGCTACCTGAGTTTGATTGGTTTTGTAAACCTACAGGCTCGTAAACAACTCAGAGCTGTTCTCCAGAATTTGCTAGACAAATTGCCATCTAACATGCCTATCTTTCTACTGGAAACATCCTCAGTTGTGCTAGCTGAAGTTGAAGATGTACCACATTCACTTTTCCTTCATTATTCAGTGTATCTTTGATCTAATTCACAATAAAacacttattttttatatggaATGTTCATAGAGTTTAAGTGCTataagtattattttttttcattttatttgcATTACGAAGCAAACTTGTACAATGATTATTGATTAATGAAAGaggttataaaaattttatttcgtgaatttgtgaatttaatgaaatatttcatgttgtagtaattaattttagtatatttatattatgtataatataaaataaaaaatagtataatataactaaaaaaatgttactaaagatcttttgtaacattttttaagtgttacaaaaaatacttatagtaacatttttttaagtgttacataaaatatctattgtaacattttttaagtGTTATAAAAAGTTATCTATGGTAACATTTTTCTAAGTGTTACAAAATATATCTATTGTAACATTTCTTTAAGTGTTACCAAGGAACGTCTATTGTAACATTTCTTATAATATTACTATAGAAGATCTATCGTAACATTTTTACTAAATGTTATTAAAtctttagaaaaatattagtaaaactCTTTAGTAACATAGGGTATATTTAACATTTGTTAAAATATTACTAATATATATAAGTAACATTTTAATATGATttggtaacattttttaaatgttaGTAAAAGTCAATTATGTAGTAGTGACTAGTGAGGTTTTGACCGAATAAAAAATGAAGTTAAATTCATCACTCCATAGAAAATATCAGGAGCTTAGCAACTAGCAAAAAAAACAATATAGTAATAGCTAGCATGTTCTCCATATTTCATAGGAGTATGATATCAGGTCAAAGAAAAACTTAACTTCGTAACTGaaaaatcaattataaaaatacTCCATAAACTAATATTGGACACTGGATATTATTAAACCTCAAACTACTTAGTAGACTTACTAATTTTCAGATTAACAATTGTACAAAATTTAGGCAAACCACTATATCAAAATATAGACAATAGATACTATATAACTACTCGATGACTGGATAAGTTTCAAATCTGAATCTAGCTTCGGAGTTGACCCAGCTTGAATTTTTGGTAACCAAACCAAATTAGAATGACATATTATAGGTTATAGCACTTCTAAAAAGAAAAGCAACAATAAAAATTACTGTTCCTGTAAAGCCTCTCTCAGATGAGATACAAGGCTAGCTCTAGATTCTATAGCTGTTAGTTGCTCAATGTAGTCCCTAAATATGGCATTATGTCCCTGGAGTTCATCCATTACTGTAGATCTACGAAATTGTCCTAGTCATTAAAGATTAAATAAGTAAGGAATATCCAAATAAGATGAAATCAACAAGACTCCGATTAAACACATTACCTAATAATCTACTTACATTACAACTAATACACAAGCTACTTGGATGAAAATGTAATATCAAATAAATGCAGGGAgtgtattaaataaattaaattaaaaaaagatgaaaataataataaaaaaatattttctagtTGTTCAGACTTCAGATCCCCTGTTTCTATCAGGCAGTCACTTGCACAAAACTCATTTGATCTCAAACGATTGTCTAAGTTTAGTTACGCACATGAAttggaaaaataataataaatcttatGGTTTTATATATAGATTTAAACACTCAAACCAAGCTCGTAACCTAAAAACACACATCAAAGGCACATTAATCAGGTATCATCCAAATTGCATATTCCTTTATCATCTCACATcttaaattgaaaataaaaataaaccaaagGACAGTTCAATTGATGACATATAGCTTCAATTGCACGAAAAAGAATTAGCATTAATAGCAGAAAACTAAATTCAAAGGTTAAGAACTGGAACCGCAAGATCTGAAACAGTGAAAACAATGAGTAACGCAAACGCGAATATCTAACTTGTAAGAGAATAAAATGAAGGATTTGTAAAAGAGAGCACAGTGAATCGAAGTTGTGAACGAGTCGACTCGGCAATACCTGAAGGAGCAGATCGAgcttgatgagcagataatttatacgctttttggcatggtttttaggtagtttttagtaggatctagctactttttagtatatttttattagtttttaagcaaaattcacatttctggaatttactatgagtttgtgtatttttctgtgatttcaggtattttctggcagaaattgagggacctgagtgatgagtggataatttatacgctttttggcat
The Arachis stenosperma cultivar V10309 chromosome 7, arast.V10309.gnm1.PFL2, whole genome shotgun sequence genome window above contains:
- the LOC130939836 gene encoding NADPH-dependent codeinone reductase 1-4-like — protein: MLVIGFGTAAFETDESDVHKLEVMEAIKLGYRHFDTTSIYGSEQALGEAIAEALKLGLISSRDELFITSKLWLSDNHPNLVLPALCKSLHNFSLVLLLLALTARYPSLVVVNSDPSAKTPEEALVYIFGEARRTTPSILYLPQFDVWWETARKQLRAVLQNLLDKLPSNMPIFLLETSSVVLAEVEDVPHSLFLHYSVYL